A single window of Candidatus Methylarchaceae archaeon HK02M2 DNA harbors:
- a CDS encoding THUMP domain-containing protein, with protein MQEYKVLVSFSDDNYDDSLSRLKHQISTSLELSELEFSNMVTRKGIILLNAEDPVRVADVLSKILGVDYTAVVKIVPSKYDDVIEAITRSGLKLIYPNETFTVRVELKGTLPYSSRDIEFATCARLIGELGEKGVRQDKKDPLKVIYARIEDETACIFFYKYDGPGGIPVGSKGKALCLLSDDNYSAVATWIMARQGIFPYILFFDTRPYVNQSCVRRTITVATLIREFLPVKKYDLIVMKIGFIINHLKKVCPPEYDKNMPFLFKRIIMHIACVYADKVGIDTIVSGENLGQSTLNTFMNSFKITSIYDKQVLFPLIGLIDQEIVDYSKKIGVINFTKESQRDLTKLDEKVMIEVESKLKIKELIDEALSNVVLIDLKNGFNDLHEILNNYPI; from the coding sequence TTGCAGGAGTATAAAGTTCTTGTATCTTTCTCTGATGACAATTATGATGATTCTTTAAGCCGCCTTAAACATCAGATATCTACCTCATTAGAACTTTCAGAATTGGAATTCTCTAATATGGTAACTAGAAAAGGTATTATATTACTGAACGCTGAAGACCCTGTCAGAGTTGCTGATGTTTTATCGAAGATACTAGGTGTGGATTATACTGCAGTAGTAAAGATTGTACCATCAAAATATGATGACGTTATTGAAGCAATCACAAGATCAGGATTGAAATTGATCTATCCAAATGAGACTTTTACAGTAAGGGTCGAGCTAAAAGGCACTCTTCCGTATAGTAGTCGAGATATCGAATTCGCAACTTGTGCAAGGCTTATTGGGGAACTTGGTGAAAAAGGTGTAAGACAAGATAAGAAAGACCCTTTAAAAGTAATTTATGCAAGAATAGAAGATGAAACAGCCTGTATATTCTTTTATAAATATGATGGACCGGGAGGGATACCTGTAGGATCGAAGGGAAAAGCCTTATGTCTATTGTCGGATGATAATTATAGCGCTGTTGCAACTTGGATAATGGCCAGACAAGGAATTTTTCCTTATATTTTATTTTTTGACACTCGTCCCTATGTTAATCAATCTTGTGTGAGAAGAACAATTACTGTAGCTACTCTAATTAGAGAATTTTTACCTGTTAAAAAGTATGATCTTATTGTGATGAAGATAGGGTTTATTATCAACCATTTAAAAAAAGTGTGTCCCCCTGAGTACGATAAGAATATGCCTTTTTTATTCAAGAGGATCATCATGCACATAGCATGTGTTTATGCTGACAAAGTTGGTATTGATACCATCGTTAGTGGAGAAAATTTAGGTCAAAGTACACTCAATACTTTTATGAATTCATTTAAGATAACTTCAATATATGATAAGCAAGTTCTTTTTCCATTAATCGGGTTAATTGACCAAGAGATTGTAGATTACTCAAAGAAAATCGGGGTTATTAACTTCACAAAAGAAAGTCAAAGAGACTTAACGAAACTTGATGAGAAGGTTATGATTGAGGTCGAGAGCAAGTTAAAAATAAAAGAACTTATTGATGAAGCTTTAAGCAACGTTGTATTGATTGATCTTAAAAATGGATTTAATGATTTACATGAAATCTTAAACAATTACCCTATCTAA
- a CDS encoding uroporphyrinogen decarboxylase family protein, which translates to MNSLERFEVTLNLEKPERVPLFYLYLGAGHSVLNELGVTMRDVYYSAQGIAKTQMKAREMFGHDNVMSPWGCITVEAEALGSKIEKKEMDYPKIVEYILKDSEEVDKLEVPDPLKDGRMPMILESLNILVDTVGKDTTVVGFMSSPFTILDGIRGFDKILKDILINPDLLKKMLKITTHTCIEYGRSMIDQGVNVILIKDGFAGGDLMSKTQCLEFDIRYLRSVVTSLKNYGASVIIGNVSSKPYLDLQVDLNPDAICFATGDVGKVKKKFGNKVCIIGNVDQTKMPFKRAIDIEKEAKSCIEKAKEGGGYILSTGCEIPLETPADNVRVLRKSVEKYGAY; encoded by the coding sequence ATGAATTCATTAGAAAGGTTTGAAGTAACATTAAATCTAGAAAAGCCTGAAAGAGTGCCACTATTTTACTTATATCTTGGAGCTGGACATTCCGTCCTCAACGAACTTGGCGTTACAATGAGAGATGTCTACTACTCAGCTCAAGGAATTGCAAAAACACAAATGAAGGCCAGAGAGATGTTTGGACATGATAATGTTATGTCACCATGGGGATGCATAACTGTAGAGGCAGAAGCGTTGGGCTCCAAAATTGAGAAAAAGGAAATGGACTACCCTAAAATTGTTGAGTATATTTTAAAGGATTCAGAGGAAGTTGATAAATTAGAGGTTCCAGACCCTTTAAAAGACGGAAGAATGCCTATGATATTAGAAAGCTTAAATATTCTTGTGGATACTGTCGGAAAAGATACTACCGTTGTCGGATTCATGAGCTCACCATTTACTATTTTGGATGGCATAAGGGGATTTGATAAAATTTTGAAGGATATACTGATAAATCCTGATTTATTAAAAAAGATGTTAAAGATAACTACACATACTTGTATAGAATATGGACGATCGATGATAGACCAAGGAGTAAATGTAATACTGATCAAAGATGGATTTGCTGGAGGCGATTTAATGAGTAAGACACAATGCTTGGAATTTGATATAAGATATTTAAGATCAGTTGTAACCTCTCTAAAAAATTACGGTGCGAGTGTAATAATAGGTAATGTATCGAGTAAACCTTATCTCGATCTGCAAGTTGACTTAAATCCAGATGCTATCTGTTTCGCAACAGGAGATGTTGGAAAAGTTAAGAAGAAGTTTGGAAACAAGGTTTGTATAATAGGGAATGTAGATCAGACAAAAATGCCCTTCAAGAGAGCGATTGATATCGAGAAAGAGGCAAAGTCTTGTATAGAGAAAGCAAAAGAAGGAGGAGGTTATATTCTCTCTACTGGCTGTGAAATTCCATTAGAAACTCCTGCTGATAACGTCAGGGTACTTAGAAAATCAGTAGAAAAATACGGCGCATATTAA
- a CDS encoding DnaJ domain-containing protein: protein MKKKHRFKEESIRIRAERILGLDSYANEEDIKNTYRKLTLRYHPDRDSKDHFMEAGYDIISLFY, encoded by the coding sequence TTGAAGAAGAAGCATCGGTTCAAAGAAGAATCGATTAGAATAAGAGCTGAGCGAATTCTTGGTTTAGATAGCTATGCAAACGAAGAAGATATAAAGAATACTTATCGGAAACTGACATTAAGATATCATCCTGATAGAGATTCTAAAGATCATTTTATGGAGGCTGGATATGATATAATATCTCTATTTTACTAA
- a CDS encoding GNAT family N-acetyltransferase — MVVVKKLTTSDLQSLDVTDGFTWCIKSLGKEGKVKFKEFLKQKLSEGGEIFLAIKENKIVGFAAIIDWQTLPNTKFLDVMEVAKPYRSQGIGTMIMQKMFVEWDTLIALTPLSQPGCEEKLRNFYQRFGFTTITDIVKPVIMIRIPNDTDKLKEWIEYIEKALDEYSYQTYQIQPTLHIWGRRYAPWLKYTYDVYRPLLKEMKKRITKKKRLNK, encoded by the coding sequence ATGGTTGTAGTTAAGAAACTGACGACATCTGATCTACAGAGTCTTGATGTTACAGATGGCTTTACATGGTGTATTAAATCTTTAGGAAAGGAAGGAAAGGTTAAGTTTAAAGAATTTTTAAAACAAAAGCTTTCAGAAGGAGGTGAAATCTTTTTAGCAATCAAAGAGAATAAGATAGTTGGCTTTGCAGCGATTATAGATTGGCAAACTTTACCGAATACCAAATTCCTTGATGTAATGGAAGTTGCTAAACCATACAGAAGTCAAGGTATTGGTACCATGATCATGCAAAAAATGTTTGTAGAATGGGATACACTAATCGCTTTAACACCTTTATCACAACCTGGGTGTGAAGAGAAATTAAGAAATTTTTATCAAAGATTTGGATTTACGACTATAACTGATATAGTAAAACCAGTGATAATGATACGAATCCCAAATGATACTGATAAGTTGAAGGAATGGATAGAGTATATAGAAAAGGCACTCGATGAATACTCTTATCAGACATACCAGATTCAGCCTACCCTTCATATATGGGGAAGACGCTATGCTCCATGGCTTAAATATACCTATGACGTATATAGGCCACTTTTAAAGGAAATGAAGAAACGTATAACCAAAAAGAAACGACTTAACAAATAA
- a CDS encoding MtaA/CmuA family methyltransferase: protein MPKYSPKRRVLAALMGGKVDRVPATCIGACGGSVSTEIQETVGIYWPNAFKDPQKMANLAIASQKITGLENVNVGHEFSILPEALGCEIKWYDRRDLKPAMISHPFENPKDLKMPNDLLERGRIPAIMEAIYMLRKEVGDFLPITSFVFGPYSLAGELAEPKRFMMWSIRKPEDAKKYIDLAVEVIIEYAKAQYRAGSDIVSLGEPLGTPDKAGPQVFEVLIKPALKEIAKNLDGIRVLHLCGDVESFIPEMVDIGFDAISVKQSVDIARIKPIVGDVTILGNIESKGVLTHGTPDEVRIIAKKALESGVDLLEPGCGIEPAMPINNIKVLAEEVRKFKING from the coding sequence ATGCCGAAATATTCTCCAAAAAGAAGAGTTTTGGCTGCTTTAATGGGTGGAAAGGTAGATAGAGTACCTGCGACATGTATAGGGGCCTGTGGAGGGAGTGTCTCAACGGAGATTCAGGAAACTGTCGGAATATATTGGCCTAATGCTTTTAAAGATCCTCAAAAGATGGCAAATCTTGCTATAGCTAGTCAAAAGATAACTGGACTCGAAAATGTTAATGTTGGACATGAATTCAGTATATTGCCAGAAGCTTTAGGGTGTGAAATCAAATGGTATGATCGTCGTGATCTAAAACCGGCAATGATAAGTCATCCCTTTGAAAATCCTAAGGACCTAAAAATGCCTAATGATCTTCTTGAGAGAGGTAGAATTCCAGCAATAATGGAAGCGATTTACATGTTAAGGAAAGAAGTGGGGGATTTCCTCCCTATTACAAGCTTTGTCTTTGGCCCCTACTCGCTAGCTGGTGAGCTGGCAGAACCTAAGAGATTTATGATGTGGTCAATTAGGAAACCAGAAGATGCTAAAAAGTATATTGATTTAGCTGTGGAAGTAATTATAGAATACGCTAAGGCACAATACCGTGCAGGCTCGGATATAGTATCATTAGGTGAGCCTTTAGGTACACCTGATAAAGCCGGTCCTCAAGTCTTCGAAGTGCTCATTAAGCCAGCATTAAAGGAAATTGCAAAAAATTTAGACGGAATAAGGGTTTTACATCTATGTGGAGATGTAGAGTCTTTCATACCAGAAATGGTCGATATTGGTTTCGACGCGATAAGCGTTAAACAAAGTGTTGATATTGCTCGAATCAAGCCTATTGTAGGAGATGTTACAATTTTGGGCAATATTGAATCAAAAGGAGTACTGACTCATGGCACTCCTGATGAGGTTAGGATTATCGCAAAGAAAGCACTTGAATCTGGTGTCGATCTGCTTGAGCCAGGCTGTGGTATCGAACCTGCAATGCCGATCAATAATATAAAAGTTCTAGCAGAAGAAGTAAGAAAATTTAAAATTAATGGATAA